In the genome of Leishmania braziliensis MHOM/BR/75/M2904 contig, possible fusion of chromosomes 20 and 34, one region contains:
- a CDS encoding methyltransferase-like protein, whose translation MPAPRPELENPPEVFYNATEARRYTLSTRVRRIQRDMTLRALELLNLPKDDATTATGVNCSALLLDIGSGSGLSGDVLTEQGHVWMGVDISCDMLRIAKEDELDYYDMGAAQKTVETEEAFLTSSSNARFDTSHVKWGLIASEDDQEEVGLSGEKKGGDGEDDDGASGERSSSAAAGSGAAPGPHMVEVLQNDIGAGLPFRPGTFDGCISISVLQWLCHSTKKGEVPQRRLMALFQSLYNALRRGAKAIFQFYPSDPEQVHLITRAAMKCGFNGGVVVDFPHSARAKKYYLVLQAGQAQGGFVPPPALTAEVESVSDSDDGGSEGDSASSGEAFYDSGANGVENDDELYDSNSRKRVRVGGRDVQHSSKRARASSAHRQRHRRKDNRPATGTREWVLLKKEERRRRGYQTTTDSKYTMRQRKPRF comes from the coding sequence ATGCCAGCTCCACGCCCAGAGCTGGAGAACCCACCGGAGGTGTTCTACAATGCCACCGAGGCACGTAGGTACACCCTGAGTACGCGTGTGCGCAGGATTCAGCGCGACATGACTCTGcgtgcgctggagctgctcaACTTGCCAAAGGATGACGCGACAACGGCGACTGGTGTGAATTGCTCTGCCCTGCTGCTCGACATAGGCAGCGGTAGCGGCTTGAGCGGGGACGTGTTGACCGAGCAGGGTCACGTGTGGATGGGCGTCGATATCAGTTGTGACATGCTGCGTATTGCCAAGGAAGATGAGTTGGATTACTATGACATGGGTGCGGCGCAGAAGACGGTTGAAACGGAGGAGGCGTTCCTAACAAGCAGTAGTAATGCTCGGTTCGACACAAGTCATGTAAAGTGGGGCCTTATCGCTTCCGAGGATGACCAAGAGGAGGTGGGCCTGtcaggagagaagaagggaggcgACGGAGAGGATGACGACGGTGCGAGCGGGGAGAGGTCTagcagtgcagcggcaggtagcggcgcagcaccagggcCGCACATGGTGGAGGTGCTTCAGAACGACATTGGCGCGGGGCTGCCGTTTCGCCCTGGCACGTTTGACGGCTGCATCTCCATctcggtgctgcagtggctgTGCCACAGCACCAAAAAGGGCGAGGTcccacagcggcggctgATGGCACTCTTTCAGTCTCTCTACAACGCGCTGCGTCGCGGTGCTAAGGCGATTTTTCAGTTTTACCCGAGCGACCCTGAGCAGGTGCACCTGATTACCCGAGCTGCCATGAAATGCGGCTTCAACGGTGGCGTCGTGGTCGACTTCCCCCACTCGGCACGTGCCAAGAAGTACTACCTCGTGCTGCAGGCGGGTCAGGCTCAGGGTGGGTTTGTACCGCCACCGGCTTTGACAGCTGAGGTGGAGAGCGTTAGCGACAGCGATGATGGCGGCAGTGAAGGCGACTCCGCGAGCAGTGGAGAGGCGTTCTACGACAGCGGAGCAAATGGCGTTGAGAACGACGACGAACTCTACGACTCAAACAGCCGCAAACGTGTTCGTGTAGGAGGGCGGGACGTGCAGCATAGCAGCAAGCGCGCTCGAGCGTCCTCTGCACACAGGCAAAGGCACCGTCGCAAGGACAACCGTCCTGCCACCGGCACACGCGAGTGGGTGCTGCTcaagaaagaggagcgacGCCGGCGAGGTTACCAAACCACCACCGACTCGAAGTACACGATGCGACAGCGTAAGCCTCGGTTTTGA
- the GPI16 gene encoding putative GPI transamidase, with protein MHLLARRRNALGVLLAFITVVLPWVMAEATVSSSSYAAHTARRYSMMVEELTGSLDEVGTSPTLVSIAVEMSLTLPAKPGAATAWEGDTEASDIDDVAAEHLTFDEDFDPIWYYVLRRRGFERLDWSGCGGKWRPEWSIPRARQCRDGRSGDTAALSVEKDSTSALFARLRHFLSHHAVCTYSSVSFCGASRERDAASQFQWAAQFVSTLTSSPLSWTTTTPRHSRPNGIVIQNASSHASGSGDAYWCSYHLVYHDTLCTQHVSPLLNGGRSGRGVQEGLPQGIFKAAFPSLSMYFSAPFQHFSVRATQERLPGNGTAAQPPTVQLKVKIRMSMVVGEASDLEALGDVWSRELPAYTRDGRLQVHIGPGGLSQQLRTALSSMAIVSSPREDQAKTTPAAVVSTSASPSSRVGCSPEVQYKVHTHGKDHGYLTVELQPALVLLDPHSGVDVEKCEEADSDNQESALLQSFLLSEGDVVRTLLLFPLHLVRPSLYNMESLLGLTRIVSVHTDVVSNTLAVLLETTITPVHVAAYEAAYAHARKCHEAASGGDAGARDCRAAGGVLLGRFQLFFGWSALGDMPPDDNSNRLVPQPVVVIHRPGSSVKVDAAEASSKSDFCRVQRRHAALLSAIPQVDHGDSLATVFQLLDGTRAWQDGKRGPLSAMMGALKEGDACAYWVRSTVASGTTIPGPDGAMIFNVPSIGLVFLAVIAGIVTRLTRRWTCKSEDLANLLTAEGATTAVR; from the coding sequence ATGCATTTgttggcgcggcggcgaaaCGCTTTGGGAGTGCTGCTCGCCTTTATAACTGTCGTGCTCCCATGGGTGATGGCGGAAGCGACGgtttcctcgtcctcgtacGCAGCTCACACTGCGCGTCGGTATTCCAtgatggtggaggagctgacgGGCAGTCTTGATGAGGTAGGCACCAGCCCCACACTGGTGTCCATCGCAGTGGAGATGTCTTTGACGCTGCCGGCGAAGCCTGGTGCCGCGACGGCGTGGGAAGGCGACACGGAGGCGAGCGACATCGACGATGTCGCTGCCGAGCACTTGACCTTTGACGAGGATTTTGACCCGATTTGGTACTAcgtgctgcgtcgccgcggaTTCGAACGCCTCGACTGGTccggctgcggcggcaaGTGGCGGCCGGAGTGGTCTATACCGAGGGCACGCCAGTGTCGCgacggccgcagcggcgacacggCGGCACTGTCAGTGGAGAAGGACAGTACCAGTGCCTTGTTTGCTCGTCTGCGACACTTCCTTTCCCACCACGCTGTGTGCACCTACTCATCTGTCTCCTTCTGCGGTGCCAGTCGCGAGCGGGATGCGGCGAGCCAGTTTCAATGGGCGGCTCAGTTTGTGTCAACGCTGACCTCGTCGCCGCTGAGCTGGACCACCACAACGCCCCGGCACTCGCGACCGAACGGGATTGTCATTCAAAACGCCTCGTCACATGCCAGCGGCAGTGGGGACGCGTACTGGTGCTCGTACCACCTCGTCTATCACGACACTCTATGCACCCAGCACGTGAGCCCTCTGCTCAACGGCGGCCGCTCTGGCCGTGGCGTGCAGGAGGGGCTTCCACAAGGCATCTTCAAGGCCGCGTTCCCATCCCTCTCCATGTACTTTAGCGCCCCCTTTCAGCACTTTAGCGTGAGAGCAACGCAGGAGCGTCTCCCTGGGAACGGCacggctgcgcagccgccaaCTGTGCAGCTGAAAGTCAAGATTCGCATGAGCATGGTGGTGGGTGAGGCGTCAGACTTGGAGGCACTGGGAGATGTGTGGTCGCGCGAACTACCCGCCTACACGCGGGATGGCCGCCTCCAGGTACACATCGGCCCTGGGGGGCtctctcagcagctgcgcacagCGCTATCATCCATGGCGATAGTTTCATCCCCCAGGGAAGACCAGGCGAAAACGAcgcctgccgctgtggtgtcGACCTCTGCGAGCCCTTCGTCCCGGGTTGGCTGCTCCCCGGAGGTGCAGTACAAAGTGCACACCCACGGCAAGGATCACGGCTACCTGACTGTAGAGCTGCAGCCGGCACTAGTTTTGCTTGACCCCCACTCTGGCGTAGATGTGGAGAAGTGCGAGGAAGCCGACAGTGACAACCAGGAGTCAGCGCTGCTTCAGTCGTTCCTTCTTAGCGAGGGCGACGTGGTACGCACCCTTTTACTCTTTCCTCTGCATCTTGTGCGCCCTTCTCTGTACAACATGGAGTCGCTACTTGGCTTAACACGCATTGTTAGCGTCCACACGGATGTGGTCTCCAACACGCTAGCGGTTCTCCTCGAGACCACCATAACACCGGTGCACGTTGCCGCCTACGAGGCTGCGTACGCACATGCCCGGAAATGCCACGAGGCAgccagcggtggcgacgccggtGCTCGAGATTGCCGCGCCGCCGGCGGTGTCTTGCTAGGCCGATTCCAACTCTTTTTTGGCTGGTCAGCGCTGGGGGATATGCCGCCAGACGACAACAGCAACCGACTCGTTCCGCAGCCTGTTGTGGTAATTCACCGCCCGGGATCCTCGGTGAAGGTCGACGCTGCGGAGGCTTCCTCCAAGTCGGACTTCTGTCGCGTTCAGCGTCGCCACGCTGCTTTGCTTAGCGCAATACCCCAGGTCGATCACGGGGACTccctcgccaccgtcttccaGCTGCTCGATGGCACCCGTGCGTGGCAAGACGGCAAGAGGGGGCCCCTGTCTGCCATGATGGGGGCTCTTAAGGAGGGCGACGCATGTGCTTACTGGGTGCGCTCCACCGTAGCGAGCGGGACGACGATCCCTGGCCCCGACGGGGCCATGATTTTCAATGTGCCCTCGATCGGGCTTGTTTTTCTCGCTGTAATTGCAGGTATTGTGACGCGGTTGACGAGGCGCTGGACGTGCAAGTCAGAGGATCTCGCGAATTTGCTCACGGCGGAAggtgccaccaccgcagtcAGGTGA
- a CDS encoding NADPH-cytochrome p450 reductase-like protein, giving the protein MTQLTILYGTQTGNAERLALRVARLALREGFECVSCLPADDVPIAEWRHTGGPVLLICSNANQGDAPNTFRRSWASLLQPTAAGCMEGLQYAIFGLGDSLYLKFNQMAKMVHNRLQQLGGTPIVMRGLGDESDAKGIEETLQPWLAELWKALERPGKYVAAAGVSAYPQEDLPFFPLFSIAPASTSDEVTVGAPSSSTDVTAASLPYFADHVFPCEVVSNRRLTSAACEQVVHHLELRRNSSSTAASAYDVGDALGIYCPNREESVEELLHLLQRDGAETVVVTPDASHGLVRQPTRPFFGRPLSLRSLLRHYFDLDAVVTQEFLWMLAHEVTGVGEDARDVQERLYELANPSNVDDYLQYAHREKRNVCEVLHDFKDLHPSLELVLSFTTPMLPRYFSVASAPAMDGANRYDLCVGLLDWHTPLKRHRTGLCSSYLVRATPGTQLTCSVWQGSLALPAAPTPLLCVATGTGVAPVRSVLRQVAGLSAQGWKDVPVVLVFGCRHEAEDYLYREEWVALKEIGALPTLLVIPAFSRDTDKKVYVQHKLGQHARLTSSFLQPDGAGVPPGVVYVCGNAKQMPKDVQHTLERIVEATVAEVHGEAGAAAYVRRLGRVGRYQVDSWSV; this is encoded by the coding sequence ATGACGCAGCTTACGATTCTGTACGGAACGCAGACTGGCAACGCCGAGCGGCTAGCGCTGCGCGTCGCTCGACTGGCACTTCGCGAAGGGTTTGAGTGCGTCTCGTGCCTGCCTGCCGATGACGTGCCCATCGCTGAGTGGCGACACACAGGCGGACCTGTTCTTCTTATCTGCTCGAACGCGAATCAAGGTGATGCTCCCAACACATTTCGCCGGTCGTGGGCGTCGCTACTACAGCCCACTGCGGCTGGTTGCATGGAGGGCCTGCAGTACGCCATCTTCGGCCTTGGCGACTCGCTGTACCTCAAGTTCAACCAGATGGCCAAGATGGTGCACAACCgtctccagcagctgggcggCACACCAATTGTGATGCGCGGGCTGGGAGATGAGAGCGACGCGAAAGGCATAGAGGAAACCTTGCAGCCCTGGCTCGCGGAGCTATGGAAGGCGCTTGAGAGGCCAGGCAAGTACGTTGCCGCCGCAGGTGTGTCAGCTTATCCGCAGGAGGAccttcctttctttcctcttttcagTATTGCACCTGCCTCAACGAGCGACGAGGTCACTGTTGGCGCGCCGTCCTCTTCCACTGACGTCACTGCTGCGTCACTACCATATTTTGCCGACCATGTGTTCCCCTGCGAGGTGGTGTCAAACAGGCGCCTCACATCTGCTGCGTGCGAGCAGGTGGTTCATCACCTGGAGCTGCGCAGGAACTCTAGCAGCACGGCCGCCTCAGCGTACGATGTCGGCGATGCGCTGGGCATCTACTGCCCCAATCGTGAAGAATCCGTAGAGGAACTGCTGCACCTATTGCAGCGAGACGGTGCagagacggtggtggtgacccCAGACGCTTCGCATGGACTTGTCCGTCAGCCCACCCGTCCCTTCTTTGGGCGGCCTCTCTCGCTACGGTCGTTACTTCGTCACTACTTTGATCTTGATGCCGTGGTGACCCAAGAATTCTTGTGGATGCTCGCACATGAAGTGACTGGGGTAGGCGAGGACGCACGCGATGTGCAGGAGCGCCTCTACGAGCTGGCAAACCCGTCCAACGTGGACGACTACCTTCAGTATGCGCACCGTGAGAAGCGTAACGtgtgcgaggtgctgcatGACTTCAAGGACCTTCACCCATCTCTAGAGCTGGTCTTGTCCTTCACAACGCCAATGCTGCCGCGCTACTtctccgtcgcctccgcGCCAGCGATGGACGGCGCAAACCGCTATGACCTCTGTGTGGGGCTACTGGACTGGCACACGCCACTGAAGCGCCACCGCACGGGGCTCTGCAGCTCCTACCTGGTGAGGGCGACCCCAGGGACACAGCTGACGTGCTCTGTTTGGCAGGGTTCTCTTGCACTTCCGGCTgcaccgacgccgctgctctgcgtcGCGACGGGGACGGGCGTTGCACCAGTTCGCAGTGTTCTGCGTCAGGTCGCCGGTCTTTCCGCGCAGGGCTGGAAGGACGTGCCGGTGGTGCTCGTCTTTGGATGCCGCCATGAAGCCGAGGATTACCTGTACCGCGAGGAGTGGgtggcgctgaaggagatTGGCGCACTGCCCACCCTCTTAGTCATCCCAGCCTTCTCGCGAGACACCGACAAGAAGGTTTACGTGCAGCACAAACTCGGCCAGCACGCAAGACTGACGTCGTCCTTTCTGCAACCCGATGGCGCCGGTGTCCCGCCTGGCgtggtgtatgtgtgcggaAATGCGAAGCAGATGCCGAAGGATGTGCAGCACACTCTAGAGCGTATTGTCGAGGCAAccgtggcggaggtgcatgGCGAGgccggcgcggcagcgtACGTTAGGAGACTTGGCCGCGTGGGTCGCTATCAGGTTGATTCGTGGTCGGTGTAG
- a CDS encoding phospholipid-transporting ATPase-like protein, whose amino-acid sequence MRARVRQLFAKSAKDHSCQERTIQLNDPRGRTDFCDNRMYSSRYNLFTFLPLNLWEQFHRPINIYFLLVAVLQFIPSVAPVSPLTTIFPITVAFLVNAMKEGIDDLRRHRQDAEVNERVYQRVRSGTLELEEVVSANIRVGDVLILHPFEVVPSDVVILLTSHDDGSAYITTESLDGETGSKQRFAILHHMFKYSQTAASPAPSMSRCCRPTSESTTAPGSDVAGVGASAAKAMGKSAQGPIWEGKCCCETTEDHKLHCLRYALCSRLVLHSEGPNAQLHSYHGTAKVRAPRSSSQTWGKIQPLALGPGSSAGDAVRTGGAALEALQSCRYDPFPASAALRISSDSPCADKAVMGDAFPCPPPAPMMSPLPFRLRATRTPESPIEASSPCIAYEHSGFLESVDLSQASAPLRQPSGEVKADAPNCFDGPEKTLSVCIDNVVYSSSRIGNTHFTIAFVVFTGCETKMSMTRNVRLTKCATIDLRFNYLTMIVFLVQFILVLTCAVISYWRPKAHAPLWYLGDSVDPIKFRECFPLLSLRYLMMLSPMVPLSFKVMVEISKVYVSYVIRWDDDMRAEDESVSVNNSALAEELGQVEYVFSDKTGTLTTNTMTFHALALVNDAVFARTEGTIGSDLHHPLAEVGKVIKARMARGQQEDYYLMLTMIFCNTIEQTLSPRLGTRSSGVSTNASMSFSSRWMSSSPDEVALVEGAEQCGFYLRHRSRTHGSVGLWDEAGASLEVEVVLTLPFSSDRGMMSVLLRYPAVAVMNPEAKLNDSADIAGESNADPSMNYVLLIKGADEKVLPRCTDTHSSSHLKEIMNRLARFSREGLRTLVYGYRILTEEQVREALHHFTAVKESFAATATREAELQHIYARLERDFTYCGITAVKDELQEGVPQTLVQLRHANIRVWMLTGDKTETAKQTAVACGLLATADHVVTLTPSSENLLTPTGHLAYVSAKLSEVMEPMDQAKSAAEMTVVTRWERVRGWCRRFFWESSGLEDFVHEFTQPATYECIRPVDHPLATQLRSAIQAHYGPVSPRVRDMAPRVCGAACRQPGMYFGSAFTISSLPNTCGLKRRYCVVLSGETLRLLEKEDVISHGQSATVRLFQMCLLQANTVVCSRTTPSLKSYMVNLVRRSGHITLAIGDGGNDVPMLQAAHVGVGVKGREGSQAKLASDFAIGQFRFLSKLILVHGHTAYQRTAMIVQQSFWKTVLIAWVQVLFNVSTDFSGVSYWDSLSLTLYNAIPTVPVTFLCVMDMPLSHWLLCSTPKLYTMSQRCRYLNATTFYGYVARALLHGSMVYYLSVALQHGTGAIMANGWVLDRGGDFYAPYIAVVTAHTYTVLTESHSITIAHWFCFLFSIWTCFLSFWLYARLPALSNRTFSVLLTSPSFYLVYFGLLTAVCVSLAIYAIPKALWFPDALQLERLLLAHLRQRRVWHSSTPVRALRTFFQEDNPSQFWKSVSLYHALRCSPPPRQTFTISEDEDGEAEASLISVTRRIRSSHVWKRAGET is encoded by the coding sequence ATGCGGGCACGGGTGCGACAGCTTTTTGCCAAGTCGGCGAAGGACCACTCTTGTCAAGAGCGCACTATCCAGCTCAATGACCCGCGCGGCCGCACCGACTTCTGCGACAACCGGATGTACAGCTCCCGGTACAACCTCTTCACGTTCCTTCCGCTAAATCTGTGGGAGCAGTTTCATCGCCCCATCAATATCTACTTCCTGCTagtcgcggtgctgcagttcATTCCCTCTGTGGCGCCGGTCAGCCCTCTCACAACGATCTTCCCCATCACCGTCGCATTCCTCGTTAACGCCATGAAGGAGGGCATCGATGATCTGCGCCGCCATCGGCAGGATGCCGAGGTGAATGAGCGCGTCTACCAGCGCGTGCGGTCCGGCACACTCGAACTGGAAGAGGTGGTGAGTGCAAACATCCGCGTCGGCGACGTGCTCATTCTGCATCCCTTTGAGGTTGTACCGAGTGATGTGGTGATTCTGCTGACCTCGCACGATGACGGCAGCGCGTACATTACGACCGAGTCCCTCGACGGTGAGACCGGCTCAAAGCAGCGCTTCGCGATCTTGCATCACATGTTCAAGTACTCTCAGACCGCCGCCTCACCAGCACCATCGATGTCCCGCTGTTGTAGACCCACCTCCGAGTCTACAACAGCGCCTGGCAGCGACGTAGCCGGCGTTGGCGCCTCGGCAGCAAAGGCGATGGGAAAGTCCGCACAGGGGCCGATATGGGAGGGGAAGTGCTGCTGTGAAACAACCGAGGATCACAAGTTGCACTGCCTCCGCTACGCCTTATGCTCTCGTCTGGTGCTGCACTCGGAGGGTCCgaatgcgcagctgcactcATACCACGGGACCGCCAAGGTGCGTGCACCGCGCAGCTCATCGCAGACCTGGGGGAAGATTCAGCCGCTGGCTTTAGGCCCAGGTAGCTCTGCTGGTGATGCGGTCAGAACAGGAGGCGCGGCACTAGAGGCGTTGCAAAGCTGTCGTTACGACCCCTTtcctgcttcagcagcgctgcggatATCTTCGGACTCGCCATGTGCGGACAAGGCAGTCATGGGCGACGCATTCCcgtgccctcctcctgcacctaTGATGTCACCACTCCCTTTCCGCCTTCGCGCGACGCGTACGCCGGAGTCACCGATCGAAGCCTCTTCTCCGTGTATCGCCTACGAGCACAGTGGCTTTCTTGAGTCAGTTGACCTGTCGCAGGCGAGCGCTCCCCTGCGCCAGCCCTCAGGTGAGGTGAAGGCAGACGCGCCGAACTGCTTTGACGGCCCCGAGAAGACTCTTTCCGTTTGCATCGATAACGTTGTGTACTCGTCAAGCCGCATTGGCAACACGCATTTTACCATTGCCTTTGTCGTCTTCACTGGTTGCGAGACAAAGATGAGCATGACGCGTAACGTGCGGCTGACGAAGTGTGCAACGATTGACCTTCGCTTCAACTACCTGACGATGATCGTCTTCCTGGTTCAGTTCATCCTAGTGTTAACCTGTGCCGTTATTTCCTACTGGCGTCCTAAGGCTCACGCCCCGCTCTGGTACCTTGGCGACTCGGTGGACCCGATCAAGTTCAGAGAGTGCTTTCCCCTCCTATCGCTGCGGTACCTGATGATGCTGTCGCCGATGGTGCCACTCTCCTTCAAGGTGATGGTCGAGATCTCTAAGGTGTATGTCAGCTACGTCATCCGCTGGGATGACGACATGCGCGCCGAGGATGAATCTGTCTCGGTAAACAACTCAGCTTTGGCCGAAGAGCTGGGGCAGGTCGAATACGTCTTTTCTGACAAGACGGGCACCCTCACGACAAACACCATGACCTTCCATGCCTTGGCCCTTGTCAACGACGCCGTCTTCGCGCGCACCGAGGGCACCATCGGGTCGGACCTGCACCACCCCCTAGCTGAGGTGGGCAAAGTCATCAAGGCAAGGATGGCACGCGGCCAGCAGGAGGACTACTACCTCATGCTCACGATGATCTTCTGCAATACGATCGAGCAAACACTGTCACCTCGGCTTGGCACCCGTAGCAGTGGGGTCAGCACAAACGCGAGCATGTCCTTCTCGAGCCGCTGGATGTCTTCATCACCAGATGAGGTGGCCCTCGTTGAGGGCGCCGAGCAGTGCGGCTTCTATCTgcgccatcgcagccgcacccATGGGTCGGTGGGACTTTGGGACGAGGCAGGGGCGTCcctcgaggtggaggtggtgctcaCGCTGCCCTTCAGCTCCGACCGCGGCATGATGAGCGTATTGCTGCGCTATCCCGCTGTGGCAGTGATGAACCCAGAAGCAAAGCTGAACGACTCCGCCGACATCGCTGGCGAGAGTAACGCTGATCCATCCATGAACTATGTGCTACTGATCAAGGGCGCTgacgagaaggtgctgccgcgctgcaccGACACTCACAGCAGCTCTCACCTCAAGGAAATCATGAATCGCCTCGCGCGCTTCTCGCGCGAAGGGCTGCGCACGCTCGTGTACGGGTACCGTATCTTGACGGAAGAACAGGTGAGGGAGGCCCTTCACCACTTTACCGCAGTAAAGGAAAGCTTTGCCGCCACTGCAACTcgcgaggcggagctgcagcacatctACGCTCGACTCGAGCGCGACTTCACCTACTGTGGCATTACGGCAGTGAAggacgagctgcaggagggAGTGCCACAGACTCTCGTTCAGCTTCGCCATGCCAATATACGGGTGTGGATGCTGACGGGTGACAAAACAGAGACGGCGAAGCAGACGGCGGTTGCGTGTGGGCTGCTGGCGACTGCCGACCACGTCGTCACGCTCACACCGTCGAGCGAAAATCTGCTTACCCCGACGGGGCACTTGGCCTACGTTTCAGCGAAGCTCTCCGAAGTAATGGAGCCTATGGACCAGGCGAAGTccgcggcggagatgacagtGGTGACACGCTGGGAGAGGGTGCGCgggtggtgccgccgcttctTCTGGGAGAGCTCTGGACTCGAGGATTTTGTGCACGAGTTCACGCAGCCAGCGACATACGAGTGCATCCGCCCGGTTGACCACCCGCTCGCCACGCAGCTGCGAAGCGCCATTCAGGCTCACTATGGCCCAGTAAGCCCGAGAGTCAGAGACATGGCGCCAAGGGTGTGCGGTGCAGCGTGTCGGCAACCTGGCATGTACTTCGGCTCTGCCTTCACaatctcctctcttcccaaCACCTGCGGACTAAAGCGCCGCTACTGCGTTGTGCTGTCTGGCGAGACGCTCcggctgctggagaaggaggatGTCATCTCACATGGTCAGAGTGCGACGGTGCGTCTCTTCCAGATGTGCCTGTTGCAGGCGAACACAGTCGTGTGTAGCCGCACCACTCCTTCTCTCAAGTCGTACATGGTGAATCTTGTGCGGCGCTCTGGCCACATCACGCTTGCAATCGGGGACGGCGGCAACGACGTCCCCatgctgcaggcggcgcacgTTGGCGTCGGCGTGAAAGGGCGGGAGGGTAGCCAGGCGAAGCTCGCGTCCGACTTTGCGATCGGCCAGTTTCGCTTCTTGTCGAAGTTGATCCTCGTGCATGGGCACACCGCCTATCAACGCACAGCCATGATTGTGCAACAGAGCTTCTGGAAGACGGTGCTCATTGCGTGGGTGCAGGTGCTCTTCAACGTGTCCACCGACTTCTCTGGCGTGTCCTACTGGGACTCACTTAGCCTCACCTTGTACAATGCCATCCCCACTGTCCCCGTGACATTTTTGTGTGTGATGGACATGCCTCTCTCGCACTGGCTCTTATGCTCCACCCCGAAGCTCTACACCATGTCCCAACGCTGCCGGTACTTGAACGCCACTACCTTCTACGGCTACGTAGCCCGGGCGCTTCTACACGGCAGTATGGTGTACTACTTGTCCGTTGCGCTTCAGCACGGCACGGGGGCGATTATGGCGAATGGATGGGTACTcgaccgcggcggcgacttTTACGCGCCGTACATTGCCGTCGTGAcggcgcacacgtacacagtGTTGACCGAGTCGCACTCTATCACGATTGCGCACTGGTtctgctttctcttctctatCTGGACGTGCTTCCTCAGCTTCTGGCTCTACGCACGCCTTCCGGCCTTGTCGAATAGGACCTTCTCGGTACTACTCACGAGTCCATCCTTTTACTTAGTATACTTCGGCTTACTTACCGCCGTGTGTGTCTCGCTCGCCATCTACGCCATACCAAAGGCTCTCTGGTTCCCCGATGCCCTGCAGCTGGAGCGGCTTCTGCTGGCGCATTtgcggcagaggcgtgtgtggcacagcagcacgccagtCCGCGCTCTCCGCACCTTCTTTCAGGAGGACAATCCTTCGCAGTTTTGGAAGTCGGTTTCGCTCTACCACGCACTGCGCTGCTCCCCGCCTCCGCGGCAGACCTTTACGATCTCGGAAGATGAGGATGGGGAAGCGGAGGCCTCGCTGATATCTGTAACGAGACGAATTCGTTCCTCTCATGTGTGGAAGAGAGCCGGAGAGACGTAG